A section of the Malus sylvestris chromosome 17, drMalSylv7.2, whole genome shotgun sequence genome encodes:
- the LOC126612223 gene encoding uncharacterized protein LOC126612223 has translation MEKWRESGRVNTVLFTAGAAVAMACLKRVILMVFLMEQWRASVFLLLNLVLLAIVFTSISSGTSNINRNRDCENDNGEGIKSNGGGKKRREYRCQSAPQAVEEVKECEDEMCKSSARGGGESEQERDEDDTEEEEEEVRKLSEEDLNEKVEAFIVMFRQHLVSDARN, from the coding sequence ATGGAGAAGTGGAGAGAGAGTGGGAGAGTAAACACAGTTTTGTTCACAGCAGGAGCAGCTGTGGCAATGGCATGTTTAAAACGTGTTATATTAATGGTGTTTCTCATGGAGCAATGGCGGGCGTCGGTTTTCCTTCTGCTCAACCTCGTCCTCCTAGCCATTGTCTTCACCTCCATTTCTTCCGGGACCTCAAATATTAATCGGAATCGAGATTGCGAAAACGACAATGGCGAAGGGATCAAAAGCAATGGAGGGGGAAAGAAGAGAAGAGAATATCGGTGCCAATCTGCTCCTCAAGCGGTTGAAGAAGTTAAGGAATGTGAGGATGAAATGTGCAAGAGCTCAGCGCGCGGCGGCGGCGAGAGCGAGCAAGAGCGGGATGAAGACGAtacggaggaggaggaggaggaggttcgGAAGCTGTCGGAGGAGGATTTGAATGAGAAAGTGGAAGCTTTCATCGTTATGTTCCGGCAGCATTTGGTTTCCGATGCAAGAAATTGA
- the LOC126610656 gene encoding MAR-binding filament-like protein 1, with protein MAGSDARKQLLNLINDFASEKSHGERRVVSLRKRIDELGSELEVANAELEEAKRAKEYTEQEIKGYEVELAMNEAAIQTLELRISHTQEEISAVGSEVEALKNKQAASRRFQESIAGHIHEEEYSGSAEEEDPKLGKEEVTEGDLRELEDMLAGVVSQTTKAEEEHEAEQNTQKQVQQALSACRREVFLMEETLKATKEVRDLTRYPFQEYIGYRNCSMLKHNHKNSWLLEFFIVLKTAIIECNRNPHRLFVQASWTAFFLSECLF; from the exons ATGGCGGGAAGCGACGCTCGGAAGCAGCTCCTAAACTTAATTAACGATTTCGCATCTGAAAAGTCGCACGGAG AGCGAAGAGTGGTAAGTCTGAGGAAGAGAATCGACGAGCTCGGATCCGAGCTGGAAGTTGCAAATGCAGAGCTCGAAGAAGCGAAGCGCGCCAAGGAATACACCGAGCAAGAGATCAAAGGCTACGAAGTTGAATTGGCGATGAACGAAGCAGCAATTCAAACGCTGGAG TTGAGGATTTCTCATACACAAGAAGAGATTTCCGCCGTTGGATCTGAAGTCGAAGCTCTCAAG aacaaaCAAGCTGCTTCGCG GAGGTTCCAAGAGTCAATTGCTGGCCATATTCATGAGGAAGAGTACAGTGGAAGTGCAGAAG AAGAAGATCCCAAGCTAGGAAAGGAGGAGGTTACTGAAGGTGATTTAAGAGAACTTGAGGATATGCTTGCTGGTGTGGTGTCTCAGACAACCAAAGCGGAAGAAGAACATGAAGCTGAACAGAATACTCAAAAGCAG GTCCAGCAGGCGCTGAGTGCTTGCAGAAGGGAGGTGTTCTTAATGGAGGAGACGttgaaagcaacgaaagaagtgCGTGATTTGACAAGATATCCTTTTCAAGAATACATTGGTTACAGAAATTGTTCAATGCTTAAGCACAATCATAAGAACAGTTGGCTGCTTGAATTCTTCATCGTTTTGAAAACTGCCATAATTGAATGCAACAGAAATCCACATCGGCTATTTGTACAAGCTTCTTGGACAGCTTTCTTCCTAAGTGAATGCCTGTTTTAG
- the LOC126610655 gene encoding type I inositol polyphosphate 5-phosphatase 4-like isoform X2, with translation MDGEDHKSRRRFRKWFKRKHKRADPYQLSQVSDGCKDESGDYLDDILFRSMEMDPGTSTSELRIFVGTWNVAGRSPVGSLAVDLDEWLNLKDDAADMYVLGFQEIVPLRARNVIGAEDPTEARNWNLLIGKALNEKFGCPWLTPIVNPISSENYHYVQVSEPEPEITREQSRTLHEKPRSVSKYKLMASKKMVGVFITVWMKSELVKKYDISNVKVCSVACGIMGYLGNKGSVSVSMTIEGTSFCFVVAHLASGEKKGDEGRRNHQVAEIFKRTSFPRSPSNDDIPHPLTILGHDRIFWFGDLNYRLYLEDNSARQLIRKLDWRALQEFDQLRMEREYGGAFQGWMEGALEFAPTYKYSSSNCNRYSGGLPSRSGEKQRTPAWCDRIMWYGKGVTQLSYFRSESKFSDHRPVSALFATQVDVLQSTNPRMVSIHTVLPIIPTLKEIVQRDRDEEASSTLLSMILKDIEESPTGNASCIDIDDSGCS, from the exons ATGGACGGAGAGGATCATAAATCGAGGAGAAGGTTTAGAAAGTGGTTCAAGAGAAAGCATAAGAGAGCTGACCCCTATCAACTGAGTCAAGTTTCAG ATGGGTGCAAAGATGAAAGCGGAGATTACTTGGATGATATTCTCTTTCGGTCCATGGAGATGGATCCAGGCACTTCAACTAGTGAGCTGAG AATCTTCGTGGGAACTTGGAATGTTGCCGGACGGTCTCCGGTAGGGAGCTTGGCAGTAGATTTGGATGAGTGGCTGAATCTTAAGGATGATGCGGCAGACATGTATGTTCTCGG ATTTCAGGAGATCGTACCTTTGAGGGCCCGAAATGTGATAGGAGCGGAAGACCCAACCGAAGCAAGAAACTGGAACCTGCTGATAGGAAAAGCTCTCAACGAAAAATTCGGGTGCCCTTGGTTGACGCCCATTGTGAATCCAATTTCAAGTGAGAACTACCACTACGTGCAAGTTTCCGAACCCGAACCTGAAATCACGAGAGAGCAATCAAGAACCCTGCATGAAAAGCCAAGGAGTGTGAGCAAGTACAAGCTGATGGCAAGCAAGAAGATGGTAGGAGTCTTCATTACTGTATGGATGAAAAGTGAATTGGTAAAAAAatatgacatttcaaatgttaaggTTTGTTCCGTGGCCTGCGGCATCATGGGTTATTTGGGAAACAAAGGCTCGGTTTCAGTTAGCATGACGATTGAAGGAACTAGTTTTTGCTTCGTTGTAGCCCATCTAGCTTCTGGTGAGAAGAAAGGAGATGAAGGCAGAAGGAATCATCAAGTCGCAGAGATTTTCAAGCGAACTTCTTTCCCTCGATCGCCTTCAAACGACGATATTCCTCATCCTCTCACCATCTTAGGACACGA TCGGATTTTTTGGTTTGGGGATCTAAACTATAGGCTATACTTGGAGGACAATTCAGCCAGGCAGCTGATAAGGAAACTAGACTGGAGAGCATTGCAAGAGTTTGATCAGCTTCGTATGGAACGGGAATATGGTGGGGCATTTCAGGGTTGGATGGAGGGAGCTTTAGAATTTGCACCTACCTATAAGTATTCTTCATCAAACTGCAATCGCTATTCAGGTGGGCTTCCAAGCAGATCAGGAGAGAAGCAAAGGACTCCAGCATG GTGCGATAGAATTATGTGGTATGGAAAAGGAGTGACACAGCTCTCTTATTTCCGTAGTGAAAGTAAGTTCTCTGACCATCGCCCTGTCTCTGCCCTATTCGCAACACAGGTAGACGTACTGCAATCTACTAATCCAAGAATGGTTTCAATTCATACCGTTCTTCCCATCATACCAACTCTTAAAGAAATT GTACAGAGAGACCGTGACGAAGAGGCCAGTTCTACATTATTATCAATGATCTTAAAGGATATAGAAGAATCACCAACAGGAAATGCAAGTTGTATAGATATAGATGACAGTGGTTGCAGCTAG
- the LOC126610655 gene encoding type I inositol polyphosphate 5-phosphatase 4-like isoform X1, whose amino-acid sequence MDGEDHKSRRRFRKWFKRKHKRADPYQLSQVSDGCKDESGDYLDDILFRSMEMDPGTSTSELRIFVGTWNVAGRSPVGSLAVDLDEWLNLKDDAADMYVLGFQEIVPLRARNVIGAEDPTEARNWNLLIGKALNEKFGCPWLTPIVNPISSENYHYVQVSEPEPEITREQSRTLHEKPRSVSKYKLMASKKMVGVFITVWMKSELVKKYDISNVKVCSVACGIMGYLGNKGSVSVSMTIEGTSFCFVVAHLASGEKKGDEGRRNHQVAEIFKRTSFPRSPSNDDIPHPLTILGHESQSKINQISKPISRIFWFGDLNYRLYLEDNSARQLIRKLDWRALQEFDQLRMEREYGGAFQGWMEGALEFAPTYKYSSSNCNRYSGGLPSRSGEKQRTPAWCDRIMWYGKGVTQLSYFRSESKFSDHRPVSALFATQVDVLQSTNPRMVSIHTVLPIIPTLKEIVQRDRDEEASSTLLSMILKDIEESPTGNASCIDIDDSGCS is encoded by the exons ATGGACGGAGAGGATCATAAATCGAGGAGAAGGTTTAGAAAGTGGTTCAAGAGAAAGCATAAGAGAGCTGACCCCTATCAACTGAGTCAAGTTTCAG ATGGGTGCAAAGATGAAAGCGGAGATTACTTGGATGATATTCTCTTTCGGTCCATGGAGATGGATCCAGGCACTTCAACTAGTGAGCTGAG AATCTTCGTGGGAACTTGGAATGTTGCCGGACGGTCTCCGGTAGGGAGCTTGGCAGTAGATTTGGATGAGTGGCTGAATCTTAAGGATGATGCGGCAGACATGTATGTTCTCGG ATTTCAGGAGATCGTACCTTTGAGGGCCCGAAATGTGATAGGAGCGGAAGACCCAACCGAAGCAAGAAACTGGAACCTGCTGATAGGAAAAGCTCTCAACGAAAAATTCGGGTGCCCTTGGTTGACGCCCATTGTGAATCCAATTTCAAGTGAGAACTACCACTACGTGCAAGTTTCCGAACCCGAACCTGAAATCACGAGAGAGCAATCAAGAACCCTGCATGAAAAGCCAAGGAGTGTGAGCAAGTACAAGCTGATGGCAAGCAAGAAGATGGTAGGAGTCTTCATTACTGTATGGATGAAAAGTGAATTGGTAAAAAAatatgacatttcaaatgttaaggTTTGTTCCGTGGCCTGCGGCATCATGGGTTATTTGGGAAACAAAGGCTCGGTTTCAGTTAGCATGACGATTGAAGGAACTAGTTTTTGCTTCGTTGTAGCCCATCTAGCTTCTGGTGAGAAGAAAGGAGATGAAGGCAGAAGGAATCATCAAGTCGCAGAGATTTTCAAGCGAACTTCTTTCCCTCGATCGCCTTCAAACGACGATATTCCTCATCCTCTCACCATCTTAGGACACGA GAGTCAGTCAAAAATTAACCAGATTTCAAAACCAATAAG TCGGATTTTTTGGTTTGGGGATCTAAACTATAGGCTATACTTGGAGGACAATTCAGCCAGGCAGCTGATAAGGAAACTAGACTGGAGAGCATTGCAAGAGTTTGATCAGCTTCGTATGGAACGGGAATATGGTGGGGCATTTCAGGGTTGGATGGAGGGAGCTTTAGAATTTGCACCTACCTATAAGTATTCTTCATCAAACTGCAATCGCTATTCAGGTGGGCTTCCAAGCAGATCAGGAGAGAAGCAAAGGACTCCAGCATG GTGCGATAGAATTATGTGGTATGGAAAAGGAGTGACACAGCTCTCTTATTTCCGTAGTGAAAGTAAGTTCTCTGACCATCGCCCTGTCTCTGCCCTATTCGCAACACAGGTAGACGTACTGCAATCTACTAATCCAAGAATGGTTTCAATTCATACCGTTCTTCCCATCATACCAACTCTTAAAGAAATT GTACAGAGAGACCGTGACGAAGAGGCCAGTTCTACATTATTATCAATGATCTTAAAGGATATAGAAGAATCACCAACAGGAAATGCAAGTTGTATAGATATAGATGACAGTGGTTGCAGCTAG